The region GAGACGAGAATGTAATGAAACCCTTTAATTTACTAACTTACATCACATTATGTAAGAGTTAAGACTTCTCAACAGCTGTAAGAAAAGAAACAGCCCTTCATTCCAATTTCATGACATTTTGGTTTGTGTTATTCCAGTTCATTGTCCAGACGTGAGCTCATTTTATCTTCTACTAAAAGTATTACAATTATGTATTCCTTGTTTTCCTAAATGAATCATCTTTTTTCATGTGAAAATGACCACAGTTGCTGTACAGTTAAACCtatttacaaataaaatgaatgaatgaaaagcaCACTGTGCCTTCCTCAGGTTGACTCAGGACATGATAAGTAAGAGGTGTAAAGCTTTGAGAGCTGAACTAGCCCCCTGGAGCAGAAGGAGCTTTTAGCTGTTCACATACCTCCCCACatagactacgtttacatgcacataatattctgttttttgcccttattccgaaaaagacgacattccgactaagctgtttccatggctaatgaaagtgaatattccataatattcccatttacatgcagccgtgcaaaatggcggacttgttggagcgagtgaacacagcgtccctctttcattccttcaaccagcttcttcaAAAGGTTGGCTCGTATCCAGAAACCTGTTgctatccaagtctttgatcatGTTTAAAAGTTGCTGGGTTTCTCCTTCTTACcaggtctgcagccttgcaaactgttggctggttggtctGTGTGcagtaaccatagcaacgcacagagccgACCATAAGCCTGCAGTAAAAACCcccgattgagacgcatattctgaATGCTTTGTATAAATGTcaaaagaatgcctctaaaaccaaTTACTACCAAAATATCCCATgtcttaatgaaaaaaaaaaaatgctatattcagaaaaaaggccttattcggaatatccaaccggaatatgccGTTTACATGAGctgtatcaaattcagaatattgtcatattcagaataatagtggaatattggtgtgcatgtaaacatagtcactgTTACTGGATAAAGTAACAGAATGATTAAAaagtataataaaaatataatgttCAGTGTGTGTTGAGACTGTGTCAGCCAGGAGTTTGTTCAGTTCATTGGAGATTTCTGTAGTGTAGTTTAAGGTTGTATTGGACCGCAGTGAATGTGTTCcaattattttgtccaccccctAAAGTTCTCCGGCATCATCAGCAACAGGTTTGGCAGACCGACCTGTATTTGTTTCTTCTGtgggctgtgattggctgtctgagTCTGTGTGTACAGCGCTCTCTTCAGTGGGCGGGGCTTCGCCCGGCTGCACCGCCTCTGGGATTTCtgtattcaaataaaaaacatcaagTTATTTAAAGCCTTATTACAATTCCAGTTCTTTTTCATATTCACAAGGGAGCACCAATAGCCAGCGTTGCTGTTGGACCCACCAGTCTTTGTGTCCGTGCTCTCCTCTGTGGGAGGGATCACCTTCTCCTCGGCCGTGTTGTTGGCCTTGCTGCTTTTATCAGAGCTGGTGCTGTTCTTGGCTTTGGCTTTAGCTTTCGGCTTGGCAAACTTGGCCTTGTTGAGCAAGTAGTTGACCTCTCGCTCCAGCAGAGCCAGCTTGGACTCAATGTCTTTGGACAACAGGACGGGCCGCTCCGTTGGAGAGCGTTTCTCCTGCTCAGCTTCCGTCTGGTTCTTCCAGGTCTGGAGCGGACAGAGACAAGGTCACACCTGATACGAGGAGAACTACTCAGCCTGTGGAAACAGTTAGAATGTGTACAGTGGCCCTGGAAGGACCTATCTTAAGTCTGAGaagataaccctgatgatgtcatcgtgATGTAGTCAGGGTCATCTCAGCTTGAGCTTGAAGACAAGAAAGCTATAAAAAAGCACCGCCTGCATTATGGTCTGGGGACATAGAGTTTGAGAGATGTCGGCATTTACCAGGCAAGGAGCATCTAAAAACAGTCCCTATTGagatgcattatgggaaatggaGCTTTTGACCCATACTAGAAACTAAAAAGGTCAGGATTTCAAAGCCTCTGCTGCTTTCATTTCTTTGCAAGTCCCCTCAACTTTATTGACGAGCGACACTAAAATTGGTACCCTTTTAAGAAAATTGGTTATCCAGAGTAGTGTGTCGGCAGTGTGTTGATGGCAAGCCAATATGAATACATTCACCACCTACCATTGTCTCGTTGATCACTTTTTCTAACATATTCAGCTCAACTTCAGTGAAGATTTGGTCATCCTCTGGGATCAGTTTGGCACTCCTTtgaaagaaaagcaaaaatattTGTCAATACAAAAACTACTGACCCACCACAGAATCCTCACATCTCCACCTTCCTTTCAACACTCGCCTCAGGTAGAAGCTGGAGGTGTTGAGCATGGCGTCCAGGGCGGCCAGGCGCTCGGGCCACTTGCGTCGCTCCTCCACCCTGAAGAACATGTCCTTGCACAGGCTCCTCAGCTGGGACAGCTTCTCTCTCAGCTGCTTGGTGGTGGCGCCGTAGCCGTGCTCGTCCATCCACTCCGACGCCTCGCTCAGCTTGGCCGACATCTGCTCCTTCTCGCCCTCGGACACCACCAGCTGGTAGTCCTCCTGGTACAGCTTGTCCTGGAGAGAGAACGCAGGTCGGGTGTTTTTGCGAGGTGATGTGGTTCTATATGAAGGTTCTATTACATCCTACTTTCTCTCTTGCAGCTGACTCTTTCCttcaatcattttatttcatatttcaaTTTTACACAGGTTACACTGCCGGTAGTCTACGTTCCACCTCCGGGAttgccaaaataaaaaaggtacgTGACATAGAAACTTAACTTAGACAATGGCTAACCATACAAACAATCAGACTAACAgacaaataaaatcaaaaaggAGGGACAACAACCCAAACATAAAGCAGCCTACTTTTTGATTACACAGGTTGTATCTTTACATGAAAGGATTCAACATCTGGGATTATGTTGGCTTGTAGTCCCTTTAACAGATAAAGCGCAAAagctgaaatttaaaaaaagctattgTTGCTTACCTGCGTCTCAAAGATAAAAGCTTCCAGGCTGTTCAGTGACTTTTCCCTTTCCTGTTTGGCCAGGTCTCTGTCGGTCAAATCCTGCAACCTGAGGAGATATAAAGACTTGTTTTAGCCAATTAAACTGAGAAGCAAAAAACACAAGagctgaaaagaaagaaaagaaattgcaGCTTTACTTCTTCTTAGAAGCAGTGACATCATCGGCAGTGGGGTCGAGGATGTCGTTGAGGACGAGTTCCACCGTGATCTCTTCAGCGATCTTGCTCTTTTTCAGAGGTTTTGCCTTCTTCTCCTCATCTTTTTCTGCCTCAACGTTTCCAGATTTCTCTCCATCATTTTCCTCCTTTACCAGCAGAAATAAGGTTACTTTCAATACCAAGTCTGTACAGGCTAGTCTGTTTGGAATATAGATTTACACCAAATTTAGAAGCGCTCCACAGATTTGACATCAAAGTGTTTCGAGGAGAGACTACGAGCGACTGGTCTTACCTTGGCCTCAGTCTTGCTGCCTGCCTCCTCTGTGCCCTCCTCACTTTTTCCTTCGCCTGCACTCTCCTCGGCATCGTCCTGCTTCTCCTCGTCCTTCTGGGCCTCGTCCTTAACGCCCTCGTCCTTCTGGGCCGTGTCCTTTACGTCCTCGTCCTTGCCATTCTTTTCAGACTCTGGAGGCACTTCTTCCTCATCCTGCACGCCCCAAAATCAGGAAACCATGTTAACTGCGAGCTCAGGCCAGACATGCCAGAGCATCATCGATGAATTGTGTTAACTGTTAGAGAACAGCTTGGGCATGGAGGTACAGCAGTTTATCAATTTAAGTGTGAAATCTAGTTCATACAAGCCTAACTGTACTTTCTTTATAAAACACATCCCTGAGCCCGATTAACTGATTGGGACACAATTACCTGGACCGGTTCAGTTACATTCGGAGCGGGTTCCGACGATCCTCCTCCAAACAAGGTGGAAATTGTGTTACCCAGTTCTGAAAGAGAGCAAATTGTTGGCTCAGTTAGTCAGTATTAATGAGTCCTCTACAACCTAAAACTGCTTGTAGAACTGCAGCAcggtggcctcacagcaagaaggtacaGGGTTCAAACCCAGGTCGTCCCGGGCctgtctgtgtggagtttgcatgttctgcatggggttttctccgggtgctccggtttcccccgcCACCAAAAACATGTTCCCCTCCCTctcacttaattggaagtcgctttggataaaatgacatgtaatgtaatgtaatgtaatgcatgaATCAGTAAAAAGGCATGTTCCACATGCAGTACTCCCCTGATTATTGTTCTAAAAGCTGCTACAAAGCAGCAATCAATCATCTTAAAGAACTGCTGCTGAACCGTGAATAATAGGAGTAAAAGAAGAATGTGGATCAAAGTGGATCAgagcatattttttttttaaacttggtAAGGAGTTCTACCCGACCTGTCTGATGTGTGTAGAGGTGTATGTGGTTGTTTTGTAGCAGCCTTGTACTCAGACATCACTTTAAGGCTAAATTAAACACATCTACTGGCTGATTTACAGTTCAAGTATATTGCGAGGACATGCTCCTTGCGTTGAGAATAGATTCCTCAGAACCACGTCTAACCCCGAGGTCTAGACCGCAAACGTCATGTTAGCATCCATGTGGCATTGAATCAGCGGCCTATACTGGCGCCGTCTCGTCCACCAATTTCAAAGCGTGGAGCTGTAGGGCAGGGAGGTGTTGGCGGGCGGGGCACAGTTGTCCAGTGGCAGTAAATGTACAGCGAAGGTTAAAGTTCAATAAACATTGCAGCTCCTGCAAACAAGAGCTTCCTGTGTCTTGTGAAgtctgggggtggggggggttacAAACCTCTCTGGCTCTGTGCAGAGACACAGCACCCCCGCTCCGCCTTTTTATTaggcatcacacacacacacacacacacacacacacacacacacacacacacacacacacacacacacacacacacacacacacacacacacacacacacacacacacacacacacacacacacacacacacacacacacacacacacacacacacacacacacacacacacacacacacacacacaaaaacaacacacaaaaaaaacacaacaacacacacacgaataGACTTGAAGCATAAATAAACGCATGCTTGCACGGAGCCGTCGCAGACAGCTGCATAGATTAAAATGAGAGCGCATTTGACGCAGGACCTGATTTCCACTGGAAATATCAACAACATGCTTTGTGCTGCCTGATCTGAATGAATCTTCCACCCGTTTGTTCCTCTCCACCCACCTGTGCACTGCACAGCAAAATACCACGCAGACGGGCAAAGAGAATTTCAGAAAAATACAGGTAATAGTGGTCCACGAAAATGGGCCCAAAGTGCCACTCCTctaagactgatcagagatttTGAACGGCTGAGGTTACAGATATTTTTGCAAAACCTACTCGTTAATGTTGattcctcttctttctcctccacaATGGTTTCAAACACAGACTCCACCTGTGGATGACAACAATTCAATATTAACTTGATTTATACAACATAAAAACTTTTTAATTCTGCGATTGTTCAAATAAGTCCCAATAAAACTAGAAAAGTACACTCAGGGAGCGAGTATAGCCTCAGTTGTCTTGTATTGGTTAACTGTATAAACAAATGAAGACAACAATACAGTAAACGGGATGATAAGTCCAAACTTCACATTCTGTtgtaacacaccacacaaaataaGTAGAAGGTAAAAACACTCAAATACTGCATCCTAAAAACAAACAGGAGCTGGTGGTTCCAGGTTTGACTGTGTGAATGTTCAATAACAAAGTGGAACTGACCCGATCCAGCAGGAGCACCCCACTCTCATCCATGTTGAAATGGGCTTTGATGCCTTTGGACTCTGCGTCTGTGTGCTTCTGGAAGCTGCTGCCTATTCCAGACAGTTTGACTGTGGTCAGGTTCAGGGAgccaaacacactgcaaaacaCCACCaacagggagagaggagaacAGGGTTACAatcaaattagggctgcacaatatatattgATTTTTTATCGTTAAACGTgatattaaagatgcagtaggtaagtcacATTTgatgaaactgaccctatgttccagtagaactacatgaattatgtaatacaaaaaaaaaaatccagctcctctggcaccacctacagcctgtactgcgattggcaaaatctatctgcctgtcaatcactgctcaggcacgtacacgcatatatagcattctcccctcccccctccccgcgcacgagctgcagaaaggtttcccaaaactccggtgaatattggagaggcttttcagaggtggcgtgagctccgggattttaaagatctgaagaacgatgcagaagtagccacatttcctctcaacaggtaacataattacgatgaatgatttatctttcacttggttattagtagtcaaaagtccacaaagctacgttggtgaggagaaTATATATAACGTTTGCAGTGGTCAGtcagatatgatgctgaaatggctaacggtagcctgctagttagcatcgttttactgttggtgagtaaagttaacgttgtgttagtgtttagatattgaaaatgttgtctgtctgacatgccgttagttctgtcaaactccgttgtgtgggaggggcttaggagacggtttgggctgcagcagaaaggggggagggactgagaagttgtcgatgttcaaatttgttggcaaagtcctggatcttcacaatcttacctacagcagctttaacttgcgcaataaacacatcaccATTTTTTTGTGGTACattttatgttcaattcaatttgttgaaatgaaaatgattttctttgttgttgttgttttaattcaacaagcagtttgttgtaatttagcagaatactgaaagcagcagaaaggcagagccgagtacactttaatatctgatattatcGGATAAAGTGATGGTATGGAATCATACAGCTAAACCTCTTTGAAAGCTgtcaaagtcaagtcaagtgCCAGAATACATCATCAAAACTTTTCTGTAAACTTTGGTTCCTCCTAGTAGGTCCTTAATTTTTATTACCAGTTGTCCAGGAATGATATTTAGTCACACTGCTTGAGTGATCCAATTTGTGTGCAGAAAAAAACTTTTCCACGAGCTCCAGGAAGCAAGCAGCTAACCAACCTGAGGTCCTCCTGGCTGAGGAAGCTCAGGTCTCCGTAGTTGATGTAGAACTCAAAGTCATCATTGTAGCGGTTGAATGTTATGACCTTGCGCTGGGGGTAGGGCGCCATCCTCTGGAAGAGGATACGTTTGTTGCGTTTCAGCGTTTTGATCCCCTCTTCCTCCGTCTCACGGGTGAACTCCACCTGATGGAATCAGAT is a window of Perca fluviatilis chromosome 16, GENO_Pfluv_1.0, whole genome shotgun sequence DNA encoding:
- the hyou1 gene encoding hypoxia up-regulated protein 1; this translates as MGGRKLALAVLFCLVLAMLPSHTVTVAVMSVDLGSEWMKTAIVKPGVPMEIVLNKESRRKTPTAVCLKENERLLGDNALGWSVKNPKTVYRHLQSLLGKKHDNLQVELYKKRFPEHQLLEDPVRGTVYFKNSEEMQYTPEELLGMVLNYSRVLAQDFAEQPIKDAVITVPAFFNQAERRTVLQAAQMAGLKVLQLINDNTAVALNYGVFRRKDIDNTVKNVMFYDMGSGSTTATIVTYQTVKTKESGTQPQLQIRGVGFDRGLGGFEMDLRLRDHLAKLFNEQKKSKKDVRENHRAMAKLLKEAQRLKTVLSANADFMAQVEGLMDDIDFKAKVTRIEFEELCADLFERVPGPVQDALATAEMKLDEIEQVILVGGSTRVPKVQEVLLKAVGKEELGKNINADEAAAMGAVYQAAALSKAFKVKPFLVRDAAVFPIQVEFTRETEEEGIKTLKRNKRILFQRMAPYPQRKVITFNRYNDDFEFYINYGDLSFLSQEDLSVFGSLNLTTVKLSGIGSSFQKHTDAESKGIKAHFNMDESGVLLLDRVESVFETIVEEKEEESTLTKLGNTISTLFGGGSSEPAPNVTEPVQDEEEVPPESEKNGKDEDVKDTAQKDEGVKDEAQKDEEKQDDAEESAGEGKSEEGTEEAGSKTEAKEENDGEKSGNVEAEKDEEKKAKPLKKSKIAEEITVELVLNDILDPTADDVTASKKKLQDLTDRDLAKQEREKSLNSLEAFIFETQDKLYQEDYQLVVSEGEKEQMSAKLSEASEWMDEHGYGATTKQLREKLSQLRSLCKDMFFRVEERRKWPERLAALDAMLNTSSFYLRSAKLIPEDDQIFTEVELNMLEKVINETMTWKNQTEAEQEKRSPTERPVLLSKDIESKLALLEREVNYLLNKAKFAKPKAKAKAKNSTSSDKSSKANNTAEEKVIPPTEESTDTKTEIPEAVQPGEAPPTEESAVHTDSDSQSQPTEETNTGPTETAQTENHIQDEL